From one Silurus meridionalis isolate SWU-2019-XX chromosome 23, ASM1480568v1, whole genome shotgun sequence genomic stretch:
- the LOC124377298 gene encoding LOW QUALITY PROTEIN: dynein regulatory complex subunit 5-like (The sequence of the model RefSeq protein was modified relative to this genomic sequence to represent the inferred CDS: inserted 1 base in 1 codon), with the protein MKKSRLWVDHGKMRRIRAEDLEWSLVLVPSLTQLCLDHIVQHFEDNPILEELPPKHKASVLLKLPPTLPLTTTANLISDEDYWKRCCLKRWRLCDVSEYGNSWKRMFFECHLENIIEHYVPDVTDNNSVLELVPLCRDFVKRLRISQLLPPVKEPEAFEENDSVDSVSNPEQASLDHFDFRILLDKLTNLNELQLVYGVKNCGMNFEWPLFQFTLRDCQSLAEAVKSCKSLKVLRVNRSLMDDQNCRLLVNHLLDHPSLLELDLSHNIIGDGGARAIGELLNHSRLEVLNIYDNRISGPGAQALAHALSKNTSLVSLNLRLNQLGDEGGQAIAQALLKNQTLVNLHLGANEMTEPTASSFSQVLVCNMALKNLNLSCNKMGMDGGRXLEEGMSQNSTLLECDIRLTKMSSESECRIREVLCTNQDNAALLV; encoded by the exons ATGAAGAAGTCTAGACTCTGGGTAGACCATGGAAAGATGCGCAGAATTAGAGCTGAGGATCTGGAGTGGTCTTTAGTTTTGGTGCCTTCACTGACACAACTTTGTCTTGATCACATTGTACAACATTTTGAAG ATAATCCCATTCTTGAGGAACTTCCACCCAAACATAAGGCTTCTGTCCTGCTAAAGCTGCCTCCAACTCTGCCTCTGACCACAACAGCAAACCTGATCAGTGATGAGGATTACTGGAAGCGTTGCTGTCTGAAACGCTGGAGATTGTGCGATGTGTCTGAATATGGCAACAGCTGGAAGCGGATGTTCTTCGAATGTCATCTAGAGAACATAATTGAACATTATGTCCCAGACGTGACTGACAACAATTCGGTTCTTGAGCTCGTGCCGCTGTGCAGAGACTTTGTGAAAAGACTGAGGATCTCTCAGCTCCTTCCACCAGTTAAGGAGCCAGAGGCATTTGAGGAGAACGACAGTGTGGATTCGGTCAGCAACCCTGAGCAGGCCTCATTGGATCATTTTGATTTCCGAATTCTGCTGGACAAATTGACTAACCTGAATGAGCTGCAGTTGGTTTACGGTGTAAAAAACTGTGGCATGAACTTTGAGTGGCCTCTTTTTCAGTTTACCCTCCGTGATTGTCAGTCATTGGCTGAGGCTGTGAAATCCTGCAAATCCTTGAAG GTTCTCCGAGTAAATCGAAGCCTGATGGACGATCAGAATTGTCGCCTGCTGGTTAACCACCTTCTGGATCATCCATCCTTGCTGGAGCTCGACTTGTCACACAATATTATAGGAGATGGAGGGGCAAGAGCCATCGGCGAACTCCTCAACCACAGCCGTCTAGAGGTGctaaacatttatgacaatCGGATCAGTGGACCAGGAGCCCAAGCCTTAGCTCACGCCCTCTCTAAAAACACCTCTCTTGTCTCACTCAACTTGAGACTGAACCAGCTGGGGGATGAAGGTGGTCAGGCTATAGCTCAAGCCTTGCTAAAAAATCAGACTCTGGTAAACCTACATTTAGGAGCCAATGAGATGACGGAGCCCACAGCCTCATCATTCTCACAGGTCTTAGTATGTAACATGGCACTAAAGAATCTCAACCTGTCCTGCAACAAAATGGGAATG GATGGAGGAA TTCTGGAAGAAGGGATGTCACAGAACAGCACCCTGCTGGAGTGTGATATTCGCCTCACTAAAATGAGCTCAGAGAGCGAGTGCCGCATCCGTGAGGTCCTGTGCACTAATCAGGACAATGCTGCCCTGCTGGTTTGa
- the LOC124377299 gene encoding hepatitis A virus cellular receptor 1 homolog isoform X2: MKLHSWIASLGLVLCLTVCTCRTMTINSFEGQSVTLPCKYDSRYHGLCDICWMRGSIPANGCGNQIIYATGKKVDMQSNMRYQLNGALQMGDASLTILNAKKTDSGLYGCRVHVPGWFNDKKIEVYLVIMEGPVSTTQQTNTVSENVTKHTETEQNFSTLGYVSPTKGPALTTQGHTTPPEHVTTKHTETQPTSSTLGNKTTSTYITKGPVLTTQIDITTIPEHISTKNTETQQTTNTLGNVTTTSYNITDGPVITTYRETTKIPEHVTTKERENDPGASSLEDEKPVNEETRVLAAILVPVILLVLLVLGISSVCLMSKYRGKFRTTIEIAKSSSAYVSYSNLDNSVTLPMTNSPNN; the protein is encoded by the exons ATGAAGCTTCACAGTTGGATCGCCTCACTTGGGCTTGTGCTCTGCCTCACAg TCTGCACATGTAGGACAATGACTATAAACAGCTTTGAGGGTCAGAGCGTCACTCTCCCCTGCAAGTATGATTCACGTTATCATGGGTTATGTGATATTTGCTGGATGAGAGGAAGCATCCCAGCAAACGGGTGTGGCAATCAAATCATTTACGCGACTGGAAAAAAAGTGGACATGCAAAGCAACATGAGATATCAGCTAAATGGAGCACTACAGATGGGAGATGCTTCTCTGACTATcctcaatgcaaaaaaaactgaCTCAGGATTATATGGCTGCCGCGTCCACGTGCCCGGATGGTTCAACGATAAGAAAATCGAGGTTTACTTAGTCATTATGGAAG GACCTGTTTCTACAACGCAACAGACTAACACTGTCTCAGAGAATGTGACCAAGCATACAG AAACAGAGCAGAATTTTTCCACACTGGGATATGTATCGCCTACAAAGG GACCTGCTTTAACAACACAAGGTCATACGACCCCTCCTGAGCATGTGACCACTAAACATACAG AAACACAACCGACCTCAAGTACTCTGGGAAACAAAACTACTTCGACATACATTACAAAAG GACCTGTTTTAACAACACAAATTGATATAACCACCATCCCTGAGCATATTAGCACTAAGAATACAG aaacACAACAGACCACTAACACTCTGGGAAATGTAACTACTACATCATACAATATTACAGATG GACCTGTTATAACAACGTACAGAGAGACAACCAAGATTCCTGAGCATGTGACCACTAAGGAAAGAG AAAATGACCCTGGTGCATCTTCCTTAGAAGATGAGAAGCCT GTGAATGAAGAGACACGTGTGCTTGCTGCAATCCTGGTGCCAGTGATACTACTGGTTTTGCTGGTTTTgggaatttcttctgtttgtctAATGT ctAAGTATAGAGGAAAATTCAGGACAACAATAGAAAT agcCAAGAGCTCATCTGCTTATGTCAGCTACAGCAACTTGGACAACAGCGTGACCCTACCGATGACAAACTCACCCAACAATTAA
- the LOC124377299 gene encoding hepatitis A virus cellular receptor 1 homolog isoform X1 — MKLHSWIASLGLVLCLTVCTCRTMTINSFEGQSVTLPCKYDSRYHGLCDICWMRGSIPANGCGNQIIYATGKKVDMQSNMRYQLNGALQMGDASLTILNAKKTDSGLYGCRVHVPGWFNDKKIEVYLVIMEATQQISTTLGYVTTTTHILTHRPVSTTQQTNTVSENVTKHTETEQNFSTLGYVSPTKGPALTTQGHTTPPEHVTTKHTETQPTSSTLGNKTTSTYITKGPVLTTQIDITTIPEHISTKNTETQQTTNTLGNVTTTSYNITDGPVITTYRETTKIPEHVTTKERENDPGASSLEDEKPVNEETRVLAAILVPVILLVLLVLGISSVCLMSKYRGKFRTTIEIAKSSSAYVSYSNLDNSVTLPMTNSPNN, encoded by the exons ATGAAGCTTCACAGTTGGATCGCCTCACTTGGGCTTGTGCTCTGCCTCACAg TCTGCACATGTAGGACAATGACTATAAACAGCTTTGAGGGTCAGAGCGTCACTCTCCCCTGCAAGTATGATTCACGTTATCATGGGTTATGTGATATTTGCTGGATGAGAGGAAGCATCCCAGCAAACGGGTGTGGCAATCAAATCATTTACGCGACTGGAAAAAAAGTGGACATGCAAAGCAACATGAGATATCAGCTAAATGGAGCACTACAGATGGGAGATGCTTCTCTGACTATcctcaatgcaaaaaaaactgaCTCAGGATTATATGGCTGCCGCGTCCACGTGCCCGGATGGTTCAACGATAAGAAAATCGAGGTTTACTTAGTCATTATGGAAG CAACACAGCAGATTTCGACCACTCTGGGATATGTAACTACTACAACACACATTCttacacaca GACCTGTTTCTACAACGCAACAGACTAACACTGTCTCAGAGAATGTGACCAAGCATACAG AAACAGAGCAGAATTTTTCCACACTGGGATATGTATCGCCTACAAAGG GACCTGCTTTAACAACACAAGGTCATACGACCCCTCCTGAGCATGTGACCACTAAACATACAG AAACACAACCGACCTCAAGTACTCTGGGAAACAAAACTACTTCGACATACATTACAAAAG GACCTGTTTTAACAACACAAATTGATATAACCACCATCCCTGAGCATATTAGCACTAAGAATACAG aaacACAACAGACCACTAACACTCTGGGAAATGTAACTACTACATCATACAATATTACAGATG GACCTGTTATAACAACGTACAGAGAGACAACCAAGATTCCTGAGCATGTGACCACTAAGGAAAGAG AAAATGACCCTGGTGCATCTTCCTTAGAAGATGAGAAGCCT GTGAATGAAGAGACACGTGTGCTTGCTGCAATCCTGGTGCCAGTGATACTACTGGTTTTGCTGGTTTTgggaatttcttctgtttgtctAATGT ctAAGTATAGAGGAAAATTCAGGACAACAATAGAAAT agcCAAGAGCTCATCTGCTTATGTCAGCTACAGCAACTTGGACAACAGCGTGACCCTACCGATGACAAACTCACCCAACAATTAA
- the tmem151ba gene encoding transmembrane protein 151B — protein sequence MSPASSGANNTSPVPHDPTERRREEQRPKQQSLIEALWHESHWKCLVLTLLIYGCAFAMTWCGLARVTPLNIDGNLQGSSMVSHDRACSDGYVYIPMAFLLTLYTLYLVECWHCSMQFKLQYKVDLDSVIERVQQMQQATPCIWWRAISYHYVRRTRHVTSYRNTDGYSATQVYHERVNTHTAEAEFDYGNCGVKDVSRQLAGMEDFPVTKLRFTKCFSFANAESENSYLTQRARFFTENEGLDDYMEAREGMHLKNVDFREHVIVISGRLPWFLRRYVFWIATVLTISWPLRILTEYRTAYLHYHVEKLFGFNYLHYCHHIPRVNTIDSTELEWHIRSNQQLVPSYSEAVLMDANLSGRDSFSPQNCERCHRALSGSSIFSRSALSLFSLGHAYGSLNDSSAPEHHQPSPPTYQDALRFPVLIVHRSDGCLSHEHRLLHHNGSCVETSL from the coding sequence CAGAGGCCCAAGCAGCAGTCACTGATTGAAGCACTATGGCATGAGTCACACTGGAAATGCCTCGTCCTCACACTGCTGATTTATGGCTGTGCATTTGCTATGACATGGTGCGGCCTGGCCAGGGTGACACCACTCAACATTGATGGTAACCTCCAGGGCAGTTCAATGGTGTCCCATGACAGAGCCTGCTCTGATGGTTACGTGTATATCCCCATGGCTTTTTTGCTCACGCTCTACACACTCTACTTGGTGGAGTGTTGGCACTGTTCGATGCAGTTCAAGCTGCAGTATAAAGTAGATTTAGATAGTGTAATAGAGCGGGTGCAACAGATGCAGCAGGCCACACCATGCATCTGGTGGAGGGCAATCAGTTACCACTATGTGCGACGCACACGTCACGTGACCAGCTACCGCAATACTGATGGCTATAGTGCTACGCAGGTGTACCACGAACgcgtcaacacacacacagccgagGCAGAGTTCGATTATGGAAACTGTGGTGTAAAGGATGTCTCTAGGCAGCTTGCAGGCATGGAAGACTTCCCAGTTACAAAGCTCCGATTTACCAAGTGCTTCAGCTTTGCCAATGCAGAGTCAGAGAACTCCTATCTGACACAGAGAGCACGGTTCTTCACAGAAAATGAAGGGCTGGATGACTACATGGAGGCTCGTGAGGGCATGCACCTTAAAAATGTTGACTTCAGGGAGCATGTAATTGTAATCTCAGGCAGACTGCCATGGTTTTTGAGGCGCTACGTGTTTTGGATAGCAACAGTCCTGACAATCTCTTGGCCCTTGCGTATTCTGACCGAGTATCGCACAGCTTATCTTCACTACCATGTTGAGAAGCTGTTCGGCTTTAATTATTTACACTACTGCCACCACATCCCCAGGGTAAACACAATCGATAGCACCGAACTAGAGTGGCATATCCGCTCCAACCAGCAGCTGGTGCCCAGTTACTCTGAGGCAGTGTTGATGGATGCAAATCTTTCTGGCCGAGACTCCTTCTCTCCCCAGAATTGTGAGCGCTGCCATAGGGCCTTGAGTGGCTCATCCATTTTCTCACGCAGCGCCCTCAGTCTTTTTTCACTAGGTCATGCATATGGCAGCCTGAACGATAGCTCTGCCCCAGAGCACCACCAGCCGTCTCCTCCAACTTATCAGGATGCATTACGCTTCCCTGTGCTGATTGTGCACCGCAGCGATGGCTGCCTCAGCCATGAGCATCGCTTACTGCATCACAACGGCTCCTGTGTGGAGACTTCCTTATGA